One Pseudonocardia abyssalis DNA segment encodes these proteins:
- a CDS encoding tyrosine-type recombinase/integrase, translated as MTSTAPRRRARSKGRIEQLPSGSLRVVVYAGQDPLTKRRHYLREIIPAGPRAAVEADKALRRLAVQVDEERNPRTTATVEQLLTEHFELLEVEPSTLSTYRTLARTHIVPLIGKQKVGALRAAVFDSFYAELRRCRSHCNRRPFVEHRTVRPHNCDHHCGPHNCDHHCGPHNCDHHCGPHRCRGLSRSTIRQIHVILSGALKRAVRWRWLSTNPIEHAQAPPQPAAKPQPPSADEAARILNEAWSDPDWAVLVWLTMVTGFRRGELCALRWNDLDVVNGVLTVARSIAQLDGETWEKDTKTHQHRRIALDPDTVALLAGHRQRYMDLCAGLGFELPADGFMFSRDVDGSTHLKPTTVGQRYSRLARRIGIKTTIHKLRHYSATELIAGCRRADGCGPARAAGRRCCGYTRHGSRRRTSGLLRAFSTVYRSVQ; from the coding sequence ATGACCTCCACGGCGCCGCGACGCCGGGCCCGTTCCAAGGGCCGCATCGAGCAGCTCCCTAGCGGGTCGCTCCGGGTCGTCGTCTACGCCGGCCAGGACCCGCTTACGAAGCGCCGGCACTACCTCCGCGAGATCATCCCGGCCGGCCCCCGCGCAGCCGTCGAGGCGGACAAGGCCCTGCGCCGGCTCGCCGTTCAGGTCGACGAGGAGCGCAACCCGCGCACCACGGCCACCGTCGAGCAGCTGCTGACCGAGCACTTCGAGCTGCTCGAGGTCGAGCCCAGCACGCTGTCGACGTACCGGACGCTCGCGCGGACCCACATCGTGCCGCTGATCGGCAAGCAGAAGGTCGGTGCACTGCGGGCCGCGGTGTTCGACTCGTTCTACGCCGAGCTGCGCCGCTGCCGATCGCACTGCAACCGGCGGCCCTTCGTCGAGCACCGGACCGTGCGCCCGCACAACTGCGACCACCACTGTGGCCCGCACAACTGCGACCACCACTGTGGCCCGCACAACTGCGACCACCACTGTGGCCCGCACCGCTGCCGCGGCCTGTCCCGGTCGACCATCCGGCAGATCCACGTCATCCTCAGCGGTGCCCTGAAGCGGGCCGTGCGTTGGCGCTGGCTCTCGACCAACCCCATCGAGCACGCCCAGGCCCCGCCGCAGCCGGCGGCCAAGCCGCAGCCGCCCAGCGCGGACGAGGCGGCCCGCATCCTGAACGAGGCGTGGAGCGATCCGGACTGGGCCGTGCTCGTGTGGCTGACGATGGTGACCGGCTTCCGCCGCGGCGAGCTGTGCGCCTTGCGCTGGAACGACCTCGACGTCGTGAACGGGGTGCTGACCGTCGCGCGCTCGATCGCCCAGCTCGACGGGGAGACGTGGGAGAAGGACACCAAGACCCACCAGCACCGCCGGATCGCCCTGGATCCGGACACGGTGGCGCTGCTGGCCGGTCACCGGCAGCGGTACATGGATCTGTGCGCCGGCTTGGGCTTCGAACTGCCCGCCGACGGCTTCATGTTCTCGCGCGACGTGGACGGCTCGACGCACCTGAAGCCGACGACGGTCGGACAGCGGTACTCACGGCTGGCGCGCCGGATCGGCATCAAGACGACAATCCACAAGCTGCGGCACTACTCGGCCACGGAGCTGATCGCGGGGTGTCGACGTGCGGACGGTTGCGGGCCGGCTCGGGCGGCGGGACGACGATGCTGCGGGTATACGCGGCATGGGTCTCGGAGGCGGACCAGCGGGCTTCTGCGGGCCTTCTCGACCGTCTACCGCAGCGTCCAATGA
- a CDS encoding S9 family peptidase → MQPADIARIVSVSAPALSPDGRRVAFTVTRVDLAANRYRSAVWLADVDGGTAPYPITSGDDGNPRWSPDGRRLAFTRADDDGGGSLRVVPVGGPGETVTVCARPEAVESPAWSPDGTRIAFASRERAKRYGQGDDERARPPRRIDRLFSRVDGTGWTIDRPRGVFVVAADGSGTPVQVAGGPHDHDGDPAWSPDGERLVVSAVRRPDGDLDLRADLHVLDPTGRTEPRPLTDSARSLWMPAYSPDGARIAALSDDVRIIPSHNHVTVIDAETGAETPVSTALDRQCAPFPGARPPLWSGGDVLFPVEDHGDVHVYRVRPGAAPERVLGGTRAIRGFDAVGDTIAFVASTPTAPGELFVRGPDGAERRLTHLGAGLPTALEPERFTVDGVDAWILRPDGDDLPVLLSVHGGPMTQYPNAWFDEFQMWAAAGYAVVWCNPHGSTGDTEAFSREIRAPEATEHPGSGWAGRAAQDVLAVLDAALARHSELDAGRVGVLGGSYGGYLTTWLVAHTDRFAAACSERAANNLESLEWDSDAAGLFRHEIGVGHLDAPEVYRAQSPVHRVRDIRTPLLILHSDGDLRCPPSQADQLYVALRLLGRDVEYWRFPEEGHELSRAGSPRHRIQRAELILDFFGRRLGGTRPEADWLR, encoded by the coding sequence GTGCAACCTGCCGACATCGCCCGCATCGTGTCCGTGTCCGCTCCCGCCCTGTCCCCGGACGGTCGCCGGGTGGCGTTCACGGTCACCCGCGTCGACCTCGCCGCCAACCGCTACCGCAGCGCGGTGTGGCTGGCGGACGTCGACGGGGGTACCGCTCCGTACCCGATCACCAGCGGCGATGACGGGAACCCGAGGTGGTCGCCGGACGGGCGGCGGTTGGCGTTCACCCGGGCCGACGACGACGGCGGTGGATCGCTGCGGGTCGTGCCGGTCGGCGGGCCCGGGGAGACCGTGACGGTGTGCGCGCGGCCGGAGGCGGTCGAGTCGCCGGCGTGGTCCCCGGACGGCACGCGGATCGCGTTCGCCTCCCGGGAGCGGGCGAAGCGCTACGGCCAGGGCGACGACGAGCGGGCCCGGCCGCCGCGGCGCATCGACCGGCTGTTCTCCCGTGTCGACGGCACGGGCTGGACGATCGACCGGCCGCGCGGGGTGTTCGTCGTCGCCGCGGACGGGTCGGGCACGCCGGTGCAGGTGGCGGGCGGGCCGCACGACCACGACGGCGACCCGGCGTGGTCGCCGGACGGCGAGCGGCTGGTCGTCTCCGCCGTCCGCCGCCCCGACGGCGACCTCGACCTCCGCGCCGACCTGCACGTCCTCGACCCCACCGGCCGCACCGAGCCGCGGCCGCTCACCGATTCGGCCCGCTCGCTGTGGATGCCCGCCTACTCCCCCGACGGCGCCCGGATCGCCGCGCTGTCCGACGACGTGCGGATCATCCCCTCGCACAACCACGTCACCGTGATCGACGCGGAGACCGGCGCGGAGACACCCGTCAGCACCGCACTCGACCGCCAGTGCGCCCCGTTCCCCGGCGCCCGCCCGCCGCTGTGGTCGGGCGGGGACGTCCTGTTCCCGGTCGAGGACCACGGCGACGTGCATGTCTACCGGGTGCGCCCCGGGGCCGCCCCCGAACGGGTCCTCGGCGGCACCCGCGCGATCCGCGGCTTCGACGCCGTCGGAGACACGATCGCGTTCGTCGCCTCCACCCCCACCGCACCCGGCGAACTGTTCGTCCGCGGCCCCGACGGCGCCGAGCGGCGGCTCACCCACCTCGGTGCGGGCCTCCCGACGGCGCTCGAACCGGAGCGCTTCACCGTCGACGGGGTGGACGCCTGGATCCTCCGCCCCGACGGTGACGACCTGCCGGTCCTGCTCTCCGTCCACGGCGGCCCGATGACGCAGTACCCCAACGCCTGGTTCGACGAGTTCCAGATGTGGGCCGCCGCCGGGTACGCCGTGGTCTGGTGCAACCCGCACGGCTCCACCGGCGACACCGAGGCGTTCTCCCGCGAGATCCGCGCGCCCGAGGCCACCGAGCACCCGGGGTCGGGCTGGGCGGGCCGGGCCGCGCAGGACGTCCTCGCCGTCCTCGACGCGGCACTCGCGCGCCACTCGGAGCTGGACGCGGGGAGGGTCGGCGTCCTCGGCGGATCCTACGGCGGCTACCTCACGACCTGGCTGGTCGCGCACACCGACCGGTTCGCCGCCGCCTGCAGCGAGCGCGCGGCCAACAACCTGGAGTCGCTGGAGTGGGACTCCGACGCCGCGGGCCTGTTCCGCCACGAGATCGGCGTGGGCCACCTCGACGCGCCGGAGGTGTACCGGGCCCAGTCACCGGTGCACCGGGTTCGCGACATCCGCACACCGCTGCTGATCCTGCACTCCGACGGCGACCTGCGGTGCCCGCCGAGCCAGGCCGACCAGCTCTACGTCGCGCTGCGCCTGCTCGGCCGCGACGTCGAGTACTGGCGGTTCCCCGAGGAGGGCCACGAGCTCTCGCGCGCGGGATCGCCGCGGCACCGCATCCAGCGCGCGGAGCTGATCCTCGACTTCTTCGGGCGCCGGCTCGGGGGGACCCGACCCGAGGCCGACTGGCTCCGGTAG
- a CDS encoding MarR family winged helix-turn-helix transcriptional regulator translates to MTATPWLDPEEKEAWTGVISIALLLPGRLEAPLQRAAGITLFEYMTLSHLSEAPDRRIRMSGLAFLANGSLSRLSNVVKRLERRGWVQRSPDPDDGRYTLAVLTDAGQEVVVAAAPEHVRSVRELVLDPLTRSDRQALARIAAKLRIRPGDRRDDDPH, encoded by the coding sequence ATGACCGCCACGCCCTGGCTCGATCCCGAGGAGAAGGAGGCCTGGACCGGGGTGATCTCGATCGCCCTGCTGCTGCCGGGGCGGCTGGAGGCGCCGCTGCAGCGCGCGGCGGGGATCACGCTCTTCGAGTACATGACGCTCAGCCACCTCTCCGAGGCACCCGACCGCAGGATCCGGATGAGCGGGCTGGCCTTCCTGGCCAACGGCTCGCTCTCGCGCCTGTCGAACGTGGTCAAGCGGCTCGAGCGGCGGGGCTGGGTGCAGCGCAGCCCCGACCCGGACGACGGCCGCTACACCCTCGCCGTCCTCACCGACGCAGGCCAGGAGGTGGTCGTCGCCGCTGCGCCGGAGCACGTGCGCTCGGTGCGGGAGCTGGTGCTCGACCCCCTCACCCGCTCCGACCGGCAGGCCCTCGCCCGCATCGCCGCCAAGCTGCGGATCCGTCCCGGCGACCGCCGCGACGACGACCCGCACTGA
- a CDS encoding RidA family protein: MTVSLINPDGHPVVPLYHHVAVATGSRHVYVAGQVAWDGNGDLVGPGDLTGQVVQVYRNVGRALAAAGATFDDVVRFTWYAAGWKREMYDDFTAGVEQAGRELGISTPPAALIGVEILFEPGILVEAEVTAVVD, translated from the coding sequence ATGACGGTCTCCCTGATCAATCCCGACGGCCATCCGGTCGTCCCCCTCTACCACCACGTCGCCGTCGCCACGGGCAGCAGACACGTGTACGTCGCGGGGCAGGTGGCCTGGGACGGGAACGGTGACCTCGTCGGGCCCGGCGACCTGACCGGCCAGGTGGTGCAGGTGTACCGCAACGTCGGTCGGGCGCTGGCGGCGGCGGGGGCGACGTTCGACGACGTCGTCCGCTTCACCTGGTACGCGGCGGGCTGGAAGCGGGAGATGTACGACGACTTCACCGCAGGCGTCGAGCAGGCGGGGCGCGAGCTCGGGATCTCGACCCCGCCCGCGGCCCTGATCGGCGTCGAGATCCTGTTCGAGCCGGGGATCCTGGTCGAGGCCGAGGTCACCGCCGTCGTCGACTGA